TTTCAATGTCCAATaacaattttgaaggatctatcCCATCAGAATTAGCACAACTTGAAACTCTTGCTTTTCTAGATCTTTCACAAAATAATTTGGTAGGTTGTGTCCCATCTTTTGAAAGTTATTCTACCACTCTTATCCATTTGAGTGACAACAAATTCAGTTGTTTGTCcaaaaatatgtttaaaaaagGATCTCCTTTGGTGGCACTAGACCTTAGCAACAATGAAATAACAAATGGAATCCATGATCTAATACACAATCTTCGCTACACAGAGTTAAGCATCCTCCTTATGAAAGGTAATCACATCACAGGAAGTATACCAAAGCAATTATGCCACCTgacaaatttaaatatattagacCTTTCATATAACAATTTTGTTGGGGAAATACCTAGTTGTTTGGGTAAAATGCCTTTTGAAAACAGTGATCCAGAGGGATTAAGGGAGAAATTCAATGGTGCCGTCAATAATAGTGAAGATATTAATTATCGATTTGGGAAAGAGAGAGATAACTTTACATCAAAAAAAAGAATAGAAACCTATACCACAAATGTCCTTATTTATATGTCTGGGATTGACTTATCTCACAATCAACTAAATGGGAGTATTCCATCAGAGTTTGGACACTTGAGAAGAATTCTAGCACTGAATTTGTCCAACAATTTTTTCACTGGAAAAATTCCAGCAACATTCTCCAATTTGGTGCAAGTGGAGAGTTTAGATCTTTCTTTCAACATGTTATGTGGCCAAATTCCTCCTCAACTAAGTGGATTGACTTCCCTTGAAGTATTCAGTGTTGCACACAACAATTTATCAGGCACGACACCAGAAAGGAAAGGACAATTTATTACCTTTGATGAAAGCAGCTATGAAGGTAATCAATTTCTCTGTGGACCTCCACTGCCAACAAGTTGCAATTCTAGTGGAGAAGCACCTAATACATTACCAAATGACGTGAACATGGATGGAGATAATGATAGTTGGGTGGACATGTATGTTTTCCGTGTGAGCTTTGTGGTGGCATACACATCAGTATTGTTGGTAATTGCAATTGTTCTGTTCATCAATCCTTATTGGAGGCAAGCATGGTTTTACTATATAGGAATGGTGTGTATGAATTGCTTCTACTTCTTAGAAGACAATTTATGTGTGttctaattattataatatataatatgtgAAGTTGCATGACATGAATATGTATTTTGTTTCTGCTATTtgtaattcaataaaaaaatcatattagtaTTGTATGGACAATGATTTAAAATTTTACtgtcaattcaatttaaaataggTTTTTTATGTGCAAACTATTATTTCTTTTAATGTGTTGATATCTTGCGATATTTCTCAAATATTGACAATGCATCATTAAAAAAGTTTGGAGAAAAATAATGTATATAAATTTACTAATTCAAAAACTATACTATAATAGAATAATAACATGTCCATAAAACTTGAGAAACAATAAAAATAGTGTAATCAACTTCACTCAATATAAAATACTATTGTGTTTGACTATGattcatattacttcataaattgataaaaaaaattacaaatgaatGATACAACACATCCTCACTAGCATTCTTTTATAAGTTATAAATCTAagcaaattttaaaatagaagagGGAAAACAAAATGTATATCATCTTCTAAAACAACGCTCTTAACCCCGAAAAGATTCCTTATCTTGAAAACAATGTTTAAGAACATAACTTGGTCTAgagatttaatttttcaaatccGACCTCCAAAAGAATTAAATCGACCAAACTCAAGAAACTTCAAACCAAAATAAGATCTagtgtaatttttttgaatttttttccacAAAAATTCTTACATGCAGAAGTGTAATGTGCAACTaatataaagaagaagaaaaatgatgTTTTTAAAAGAGTCCTTGCAAATGAGAGAACTTCTTCCCTTTAATAATACTATAAGGTAATACAAGAGACACTCCAACCTGATATATTAGTAGAAAGGTCTAAGCCCAGTATCACCAACCATCAACAACAAGCTTTTCAAGAGAATTCACCAAGAAAATAAGTCGAATATAACCTAGATGAGTAAGGGATTCATCCTTAAGAATTAACGTgacaaaaaatgagaaaaaaacaagttagaaaggcaaAACAATGAAACCAATCAAACATGACACTCATATCTTCGTTAAGAAGGTACTAAAATTTCCTAAAAGCAGTGAGCAACTTCCTTGTCTATCTCATAGAGAAGAGAAATAGCAGTGAGAACAACATTATCCTCTTCCACTAACAATGGTCGCGAAAGACCTATAATAATGGTTGAACAATCGTTGTTAGGTAGAGTGTGGTTGTAAGTGAGTTATTTACAGTCACGGTATGTTGCGCGTGGTAGTAAATTGGATAGCGCACTACATACAACCACGACTATATTAAACAGCCGCAGTTGTATGTCTTTTAATTAACAACAGTAAGATTCAAACTCATGATCAAACGCCACTTTTCACCACGGTTGTAAGTTCCAGCCGATGTGAAAAGTAGGCTTAAAAATGCAAATAAAAGAAAAGCGCCTAATTGAATAGATTCAACCATGGTGGATCCTTTGACTGTGGTGAACTCAAATTCAATAGCGTTATGAAAGATACTTTTTGCAGTAGTGTTTAAAAATGATACGAAAGGAAACCCCATCCAACGACGATCGATCATCGAGAGGTTCCCTAATATTATCGGACAAAAAACTAACGGCTCCATAACATATATCACTTAAACTCCAGTGACCCAACCATCACCCATACTAAAGGcactactagaaatttggcctacgaccacgctaaaattttccacagctcaaaaactgtggccacatatatgatttggccatggtTATCAAAGCGTAGACGTATGTTATAGAATATTGATTCCGGAGTGTAAAACTGTGGCCTGTACTTCAATTGCCACGGTTATATAACGGTAGATATTTTAAACCGCAACTAAAAAACCGAGGCCTATAATTTTCAGTTCAAACTGTGGCCAAAACCCCAAAAAAAAAACCCTCCAAAagttatctcttttttttttgtttccctctatcttttaatattttcttttccattataattttcacttcaaaatGTGACTCAAGCCCAAAAACACATACCCCTCCAaaatttccctctttttttttgtttccctctcattaattattttcttttctaatttatttagcttctctaattaattattttctttttaaattttttttaattacaaaaaaggagaaaatTTTCAAAACGTAAATACAATATGTTTACATTCTCTTAACTCAAAGTTTGGATTCTGAAAACCtagaaggaaaagaaaagaggagGAGCCTCTCTCTCCCGTCCTCACGCTCTCCGCTCTCTCTTCCGCGACGAACAGCAACATCAGCGGCGCTTAATAAAGCTCAACCATGGTAGCTTTTTGTTCTCATCATCATCTCTCTTGCGAGCGAAAACAACAACTATGGTCTTCGGTTCTCTCTCTCTTGCGAAAACGACGACAATAACAGAAAAATCTCTCTCTCGACTTCTCACGGCGGCCATGGAATAAGCTCGAAGAATCTCACATACTCACGAATCCAGGTATACTTCTTCCGAAAATTTTCATTTTCCTCTCTTGGAGGGAGGTTTTGATCTAATTGTGTGTTCTGAGATCTGGTTTTGGTTTGTGTTtgtatttttcattttctttacttCACATGCTCTTCTTTATTTCTTCGTTGTTTCTCTTGATTCTGTTTCTCAATTCTTTCTATTCATCAATTTTCATTTCATGACTATTTCAGTTCAAGATTTTAGTGTGTTCTTTAGTTTCGCTGATTGCGATTTTGTTGATTTGATTTTAACTAGTGTAGATCTATCTGGAGCATGTGTGGTGAATGCTGAATGGAGAAAGTAGCTACACCAAGTGCCATGCCTCCGAGTTCTCGTGGAATTTCATCGGTACCTCTAAAAGGTGCTTCTATTGCTAAAAGAAAGACGCCTTCAGAACTTAGGGTTAGTTTTCGGGCTCCCAACCCTAGTTTATTTATTCTAGTATTTATAACTGACATTTAATTCTGGTAGAGGAGTTTTTTGTTGATGTTTATGCATAAATTCTTGGCAGGGAGAGCAGTTGAAGCGGGATATTTTTGTGGACTATACTGATGAATCTCCGACCTCGGCTGGTTCCTCGAAGTTAGTTTCAATAGCTTCTTACTCAATTCATTGTTTTATAGTTTGTTGAGGATTTACTTGATTTGTCACTTTATGTTTGCAAAGCTGCTGAGGTGGGTAATAGATTTAAAAAACCAGGATTGTTTAAGGCCCCGAGATACAATGACACACAGCTTGATGATGTATTTTCTGCCAAGAAGCCGAGGTTTATAAGTGCGTCTGGGAAGGAAAATGTAAAGGTTAACCTTTATTTTCTACCAATTGAAGATGTTGTGATCTGTTCTACTAGTTTAACCTTTATTTATTACATGATATAGTCCGGAGGCGTGTGCTGCAATCTTGTGGAAGAGTGCTAAAGCTGCTCcaaaggtatatatatatatatatacaaaatcgATACTTGAATGTGCAGATTGCAAATCATTGTTTTGTTATGTTTGGAGAGCTTCTATACAGAATTCAAATAAATTCATGACAGTGGAGGTGTAAGTTTTGTTTCTCTATCTATAAAGCCtatctatgaagcacggacacaagAAACACGACACCGACACTGATATGTCGACACCTCGACACTTGTAATAATTTGAAATTCGGTGCTTTGTATAAACCTTGtaggattatgaagtggaaacaCGTATCTAATACTGATACGTATATGcaccaataataattttaagaaaatgaAAGTAATCAATATAATCAAATGTGTATGCATTGGTGTTGTGTTTTTGTAAGATACATACATGTAAGAAACTGACATGTGATGTTGGTCTTGTAGGGATGGTCACTTTATTATATTCAAAAGGCATTTACTACAGCTGCCTCTAAGTTGGAAAAGATTGGATATGGTAAGCTTGATTTTTATTTCTTCTGTCACATAGAATTTGCTGAACTTTTCTATACATGTAATGGCTATATTTTAATGTGAGTTGCAGGAGACTTAGGGAGAATAAGGAAGCTATAGAGCCTGAGGCAGATCCAGAAAGGGATCAAAGAATTGTTTTTGCCTATCAGGTTATTTGAATGGCTCTGTTCTGTTTTTGTCTTGGATTATATTTGAACTAGCACATACATGCTTTGGAACACTGTTATGATGCAGATGACAACAAACAGAAAGAAGTATTTGAAACACTTCAGCGTGGACCGAAACAAAGCCGAAGTTCGAGAGGCTACAATCAATGATGCCATGGTACTCAGTTTATAACCCTTCGCACAGCTGGAGGTATCTAATATATctttatgtgaatacaagattacactcaaagatgtttttgattcatggcaaactcaaataagcattcaaacaacaaggcggaagcagaaaactcaaagaaaagcaagcattgatcactcatgatagtacaggttgatctattatgcttataggtcgacccaacacaagcagaacaagaagaatgcagaaaaccagcagttaggtcgacctactgtcaacccaggtcgacctaaaatggagaaaaatccatatacttctgctaggtcgactcacacatcatctaggtcgacctaaattgatgaaagttacataccagcctgctaggtcgacctacacagcaactaggtcgacctaatctgagaaaatgtccccagaatgcatttaaagaggattctggtcgacctactccttaaaacaggtcgacctaactgggagcaaaattctgcaagctctgctaggtcgacctaagcactacaagaggtcgacctaactgatcaagaatgccaaaaattttgtttctctcatctccaactgttaagctattatatatattttccaaggttcattattgaaagtaacaccaacgactgaaagatacacaaaggcttctcatcttcgttcttcgtcatctccaacacaattacacataatcattcttgcgttgagggttagtgatcgagttcgataacgtccatggaacggaattgaagattcctagtgggtgaagatttgtggggtttttggtgaataaaatctgcgggttttgtcctccaagataggtgtttcttgggggtttttatcaagaggcttcatcgaggatccggctgagtgtgaagattgaagaacaagggttcgagggaattgaagacactgcagaaagggatcaaagtgaagctcttggataaccttgatctgactcaagattaagggggaagaagattcaaaggatcgacataattggtttatggtttatcgctttgttatcttctttgtatatactactttcaacattaatgaaagattacccaatttcagtttggaattgggggcagacgtagtcgtagcgaggacgatcgacgaactgcctaaccaaatatcgtgttcttgtcgcttttactttttcatttacattctgttcatatttggttataatagcaaattgatcaacgattcgagtgttaagattgtgaattaaaaacttatataaacatcacaatccatcacatattgaatcaccttcaatttgatcattatcaccaagtgtttgtatatttgtttctatcacttttactgcattgcaaacattgtccatcatacaagaagttaatctgattttcaataagagcaacgctttgattctgcaacgtatactcttatcacttatctcaagtttttgactggttttttaaacacatatacaatcgtttcaatagtggttcggaatagacgcgagtcgattcagaatcacttccgctgaaaagtcgtttaactccgtaaaactgtgaacgatctattcaccccccctctagatcctaaggccagcgtctaacaagtggcatcaagagctctggtttattccgtgctacgtgaaacacttattggaaagatggcttccggacctaaaggggctcacaatagagctccagttttcaacggtgaaaactatggctattggaaggattgtatgtgtgtccacatcaatgcaattgataggaacatctggacagctattgtcaatggtccctttcagatcaccatgacaaatgcagctggtgcagttgttccaaaaccagaaaatacttgggatgctgaagatgaaaagagatatgcatacgattggaaagcgagaaacattctaatctcagctctaggagttgatgaatactatcgcgtttcccattgtagatccgctaaagctatgtgggacacattgcaagttgcccacgagggaacggatgatgtcaaactagctaggatcaatacgttaactcaagagttcgaactcttccacatggaagatggtgaatccatcgaaaacatgcagaagagattcattcacctgaaaaatcggttaaattctcttgatagacctgtttccaatgcagtttctactaacaaaatcttaagatgcttgaacagggaatggtaacccaaggttacagcaataaaggaagcaaatgatctaaaaaccttagacattaccactctctttggtaaactagaggaacatgaacaacaccttaaatgccttgacatgcatgagaaaagggcaaagaaagaaaagaacatggagaaagaggtagagaagaagtcaatagctctaaaagcttcaagctccaagacctcaagacaagagccaaaggatagtgatacaagtgatgacgaagactccgatgatgaggaaatgggactgtttgtgcgaagatacaacaaatatctaaagaaaaatggagaaaaacattctgacaaaggcttgatcaactatagaaagcaatcaaacaagttcaaacaagatgacgacaacaaaggaaaaatcaaaggtctttgcttcaattgtgggaaagccggtcactacaaaccggattgtccataccttaagaaagaaaaggagaagaaccaaagcaaaggtcataacaaatctaaaagagcctacatagcatgggaaagtgattcatctagtgaaagctcatcaagcgatgaagaagaatcaacaaacctatgtttcatggctcatcaaaacaagaaaaagaaagctgtaagtcatcttaaacctgaactcgtagataaggtatctcattctcaactaaaacttgcttttgaagaattacatagagatgcaattaaagctttcaaacttttggcctcaaataagaaaatattttcatatcttgaatcaaaagttgagaaaaccgaaaagcatatggaagctttaaaacaatctatgctagacattcaaaaggatacagttgaaatagatcctacatcatggtttggttgtgagacatgtcacatttggcaaaaagaagtaagagatctaaaagccaagttagacaaggctctacatccaaaagtgacttttgcggttgatccaaataagttcaaaagatcgtatactcctttatatagtaaatacacttttgtaccaaaagtatcaactagcaaaactccatattctcatcatattacctgtcattattgttgcaaaaagggacataccattgaaaaatgcaaatttaggagaattttagttcctaaaggagtatttcaatggttgcctaagtgcaacaaattgtgtactcactaccaaggacccaatgaaaattggggacctccctctttaaattaatcttgcaggaaaagtgtcttgacattgccgaaaggttgtggttccttgatagcggatgttcaagacacatgactggagacctatctcttttcgttgagtttcaagcaaagaaaaaggggtatgtcacctatggagataacaatcggggagccatacttggtaaaggaagtttaggtaacccttctaccactactataactgatgtgctgctagtagaaggtcttaaacataatcttttaagtataagtcaattgtgtgacaaagattttaaagtaatgtttacaaattctggctgcacaatagaacatactaagaaaagagacattatgtttaagggcttaagagtaaacaacatctacatgctaaatttggatgaggtatctagtaccgcatgttatgttttgaataggataataatacgtcctatactgaacaaaaccccctatgaattactaaaaggtagaaaaccaaatgtatctcatctccatgtattcggttgcaagtgtctTGTCTTGaataatggtaaggataatcttggtaaatttgatgctaaagctgatgagggcatattccttggttactcacaatctagcaaagcatatcgggtatataataagagattacttatagtagaagagtccgtacacgtgtcttttgatgaatcttatgcaaaatatgtcgagaaaggtctttcgtttaatggtgcaggtccatccactgaagacattgtcaaggataaggaagacgaaaaTGAAAgttttgtaaagaaagatgctgagagagagaaagataagtctcacgatgaaaatgaaaaagaaagcatctcaaacaatgaagaacttcccaaggcctggacaaatgtgaaagaccatccaattgacaatataataggagacatctcaaggggcgttacaacacgctcaaagataagtaacttctgtcatcattttgcttttgtttcacaagttgagccgaaaaacgctaaggatgcattgcttgatgagcattggctaatggccatgcaagaagaattaaaccaattcaaacggaatgatgtttgggacttagtccctcatccgggagatcatcaagtaataggcactagatgggtttttcgtaacaaacttgatgaaaacggcgttattactagaaacagagctagattagttgcctaaggttataatcaagaggaaggtattgattatgaagagacatacgctcctgtagcacgtctcgaagctattcgtctcctacttgcttatgcttgttctaaagacttcaaactattccaaatggatgttaagagtgcctttctaaatggctatataaatgaagaagtctatgttgctcagccacccggctttgagaattacatgtatccaactcatgtctataagctgaaacgtgctctatacggtcttaaacaagcccctcgggcttggtacgaacgtttgagcaaatttcttcttagtcaagggtactctaggggtaaagttgatactactctctttattaaaagaaaagataaagatattctcttagtccaaatttatgtagatgatattatatttgggtcgactaatgcaaaacttgtcaaagacttttctaagcttatgcagagtgaatttgagatgagtctcatgggtgagcaaaatttcttccttggcctacaaatcaagcaactcagtcatggaacgtttgtgaatcaaactaaatactgtacggagctgctcaaaagatttggaatgagtgaagcaaaggaaattgacacacctatggcaacaaatactaatctagacaaagatgagaaaggtaaagaggttgacgtgaaattataccgaggtatgataggttcactattgtatcttactgcctcaagaccagacattatgtttagtgtgtgtatgtgtgcaagatatcaatcttgtccaaaagaatctaacttgaaagctgtcaaaagaattctgcgatacttacgtggaactactacatatggcctatggtatccaaagggaaatgagtgccatttggtaggattctccgattcagattttgctggctgcaaatccgatagaaaaagcaccagtggaacatgtcatctattctcaaattcattgataagttggcatagcaagaaacaagtatcggttgcattatctactgctgaggcagaatatgtagctgctggaagctgctgtgcacaaatattatggctcaagcaacaacttcttgactttggtattaagcttgatcacatacctatcatgtgcgacaacacaagtgccataaacttgagtaaaaatcctgtcttacactcacgttccaagcatattgaaataagacatcactttctacgagatcatgtagagaaaggagacgttacatttgaacatatagaaagcaagaagcaactagctgacatcttcaccaaacctctagcaacagagaaatacttcaacattcgtagggaattagggatactcgatatctctaatttgggctaattacgtttgttctctcttaattttattcctttactttatatatatatattttttttgctaacatttctcttagcggaaaggtagttcatcatctagccaggcgtcattccacattgattaaaggctgccattaaagttgagaaagcggtaacgttattattgttcacttccaaaaatattattgatactataatatgctatcaattaacatgcttatagtgacttcatgcatatatcgctcttgctcatttgactctcatgctatcactagctacctttttatgaatgctagcattttatctatgtttctcttgttactcttctattttcgtcgtattttttttgatattgtcaaagggggagatagatgctgagtgtacgggggagctttgttgagagattgcctggTTGAGAGATaaatgctggatgtacgggggagctttgttgagtctttatcacttactaccaaagcttcgactaatggtttgccatcatcaaaaagggggagtatgtgaatacaagattacactcaaagatgtttttgattcatggcaaactcaaataagcattcaaacaacaaggcggaagcaggaaactcaaagaaaagcaagcattgatcactcataatagtacaggttgatctattatgcttataggtcgacccaacacaagcagaacaagaagaatgcagaaaaccagcagttaggtcgacctactgtcaacccatgtcgacctaaaatggagaaaaatccatatacttctgctaggtcgactcacacatcatctaggtcgacctaaattgatgaaagttacataccagcctgctaggtcgacctacacaacaactaggtcgacctaatctgagaaaatgtccccagaatgcatttaaagaggattctggtcgacctactccttaaaacaggtcgacctaactgggagcaaaattctgcaagctctgctaggtcgacctaagcactacaagaggtcgacctaactgatcaagaatgccaaaaattttgtttctctcatctccaactgttaagctattatatatattttccaaggttcattattgaaagtaacaccaacgactgaaagatacacaaaggcttctcatcttcgttcttcgtcatctccaacacaattacacataatcattcttgcgttgagggttagtgatcgagttcgataacgtccatggaacggaattgaagattcctagtgggtgaagatttgtggggtttttggtgaataaaatctgcgggttttgtcctccaagataggtgtttcttgggggtttttatcaagaggcttcatcgaggatccggctgagtgtgaagattgaagaacaagggttcgagggaattgaagacactgcagaaagggatcaaagtgaagctcttggataaccttgatctgactcaagattaagggggaagaagattcaaaggatcgacataattggtttatggtttatcgctttgttatcttctttgtatatactactttcaacattaatgaaagattacccaatttcagtttggaattgggggcagacgtagtcgtagcgaggacgatcgacgaactgcctaaccaaatattgtgttcttgccgcttttactttttcatttacattctgttcatatttggttataatagcaaattgatcaacgattcgagtgttaagattgtgcattaaaaacttatataaacatcacaatccatcacatattgaatcaccttcaatttgatcattatcaccaagtgtttgtatatttgtttctatcacttttactgcattgcaaacattgtccatcacacaagaagttaatctgattttcaataagagcaacgctttgattctgcaacgtatactcttatcacttatctcaagtttttgactggttttttaaacacatatacaatcgtttcgatagtggttcggaatagacgcgagtcgattcagaatcacttccgctgaaaagtcgtttaactccgtaaaactgtgaacgatctattcaccccccctctagatcctaaggccagcgtctaacactttATACATtgctttttatatatttatttactctAT
The Vicia villosa cultivar HV-30 ecotype Madison, WI linkage group LG6, Vvil1.0, whole genome shotgun sequence genome window above contains:
- the LOC131611901 gene encoding uncharacterized protein LOC131611901, giving the protein MEKVATPSAMPPSSRGISSVPLKGASIAKRKTPSELRGEQLKRDIFVDYTDESPTSAGSSKAAEVGNRFKKPGLFKAPRYNDTQLDDVFSAKKPRFIIRRRVLQSCGRVLKLLQRDGHFIIFKRHLLQLPLSWKRLDMET